One genomic window of Salvia miltiorrhiza cultivar Shanhuang (shh) chromosome 4, IMPLAD_Smil_shh, whole genome shotgun sequence includes the following:
- the LOC131023797 gene encoding probable serine/threonine-protein kinase PIX13, whose protein sequence is MGNCLGFLAADHPNPSSTLPSTPGTSRDYSNGVGHSATSSSAGLSRFSAAFSDDACLAAGDHILPTPNLKIYSFADLKNATRNFKSDMVLGIGGFGTVYKGWVDEKSLQPSKHGTGMMVAIKKLHPQSAQGFEEWQAEVNFLGRLSHPNLVKLLGYCWEDKEMLLVYEFMLKGSLENHLFRRNAATEPLPWDIRLKIAIGAAKGLAFLHSSDSIYRDFKASNILLDGSFNAKISDFGLAKLGPSGGNSHVTTRVMGTFGYAAPEYIATGHLYVKSDVYGFGVVLLELLTGLRALDAKRVQQNLVDWMKPLLSQKRKLKTIMDVRLQGQYSSKAASQTAHLTLKCLEQEPRKRPPMKEVAEVLEQIAAMEIPKESKSSRSTRSSSSSLHHIQSPRSYHSPRQSTR, encoded by the exons ATGGGGAATTGCTTGGGATTTCTAGCTGCTGACCACCCTAACCCTAGTTCTACTTTACCCTCTACTCCAG GGACATCGCGAGATTACAGCAATGGTGTAGGTCATTCTGCGACAAGCAGTAGCGCCGGCCTCAGCCGTTTCTCAGCTGCTTTCAGCGATGATGCGTGCTTGGCTGCAGGAGATCATATACTGCCCACTCCAAATTTGAAGATTTACAGTTTTGCTGATTTGAAGAATGCCACTAGGAATTTCAAGTCGGATATGGTTTTGGGAATAGGAGGTTTTGGCACTGTGTATAAGGGATGGGTGGATGAGAAGAGCCTGCAGCCTTCTAAACATGGGACTGGGATGATGGTTGCAATCAAGAAGTTGCATCCTCAGAGCGCGCAGGGCTTTGAAGAATGGCAG GCAGAAGTGAACTTTTTGGGAAGGTTGTCACATCCTAACTTGGTAAAGCTCTTGGGATATTGTTGGGAAGATAAAGAAATGCTGCTTGTCTATGAATTTATGCTAAAGGGAAGCCTGGAAAATCATCTTTTTAGAA GAAATGCTGCTACTGAACCATTACCGTGGGATATAAGACTCAAAATAGCAATAGGAGCAGCAAAGGGACTGGCTTTTCTGCACTCTTCGGACAGTATTTATCGAGACTTTAAGGCCTCAAACATTCTTCTTGATGGG AGTTTCAATGCAAAAATATCGGATTTTGGGTTAGCGAAACTGGGGCCTTCAGGAGGGAATTCTCATGTTACAACCCGCGTGATGGGAACATTTGGCTATGCTGCACCTGAATACATTGCAACAG GACATCTATATGTGAAGAGCGACGTGTATGGGTTTGGCGTGGTGCTGCTGGAGCTGCTGACAGGCTTGAGAGCCCTTGACGCAAAACGGGTACAGCAGAACTTGGTGGATTGGATGAAGCCCCTTCTCTCCCAGAAACGGAAACTGAAAACCATCATGGATGTGCGATTACAAGGGCAGTATTCGTCCAAGGCAGCATCACAGACTGCTCACCTCACCCTCAAATGCTTGGAGCAAGAGCCCAGAAAGCGGCCTCCCATGAAAGAGGTAGCTGAGGTCTTGGAACAGATTGCAGCCATGGAAATACCCAAAGAGTCCAAGAGTAGTAGATCAACgcgttcttcttcttcgtctctCCACCACATACAATCGCCCAGATCGTATCACTCCCCTCGTCAGTCCACAAGATAG